In Cicer arietinum cultivar CDC Frontier isolate Library 1 chromosome 1, Cicar.CDCFrontier_v2.0, whole genome shotgun sequence, one DNA window encodes the following:
- the LOC101512978 gene encoding actin-depolymerizing factor 2: MANAASGMAVHDDCKLRFLELKAKRTYRFIIYKIEEAQKQVVVEKLGDPTQGYEDFTANIPADECRYAVYDFEYLTEGNVPKSRIFFIGWSPDTARVRSKMIYASSKDRFKRELDGIQVELQATDPTEMGLDVFKSRAN; encoded by the exons GCGAACGCAGCATCAGGTATGGCAGTCCATGACGACTGCAAGTTAAGGTTTTTGGAGCTCAAGGCAAAAAGGACATACCGGTTCATTATTTACAAGATTGAGGAGGCTCAGAAGCAAGTCGTTGTGGAGAAGCTTGGTGATCCAACCCAAGGCTATGAAGATTTCACAGCTAACATTCCTG CTGATGAGTGCCGTTATGCTGtttatgattttgagtatcTGACAGAAGGGAATGTCCCAAAAAGCAGAATTTTTTTCATTGGGTG GTCGCCTGATACAGCAAGGGTGAGAAGCAAGATGATTTATGCAAGCTCCAAAGACAGGTTCAAGAGGGAGCTGGATGGAATTCAAGTAGAGTTGCAGGCAACTGATCCCACTGAAATGGGTCTTGATGTGTTCAAAAGCCGTGCAAactga